A window from Culex pipiens pallens isolate TS chromosome 3, TS_CPP_V2, whole genome shotgun sequence encodes these proteins:
- the LOC128093320 gene encoding uncharacterized protein LOC128093320, which translates to MLHSVPAFYNTATFCPQTLTSRRRSSSRMNHNSNRKICHSQRRMKASSTHVLDALPGSGTPRSGTSLPSRETSTTLPESTANSSKTVLMKAGNVTILFSTLLSLVETSIRNRSDWGLRK; encoded by the exons atgttgcactcggtgccggcgttttacaacaccg CAACTTTCTGCCCACAAACGCTCacctcgcgacggcgcagctccAGCAGAATGAACCATAACAGCAACCGAAAAATCTGTCATTCTCAAAGGAGGATGAAGGCCTCATCAACCCACGTTCTggatgcgcttccaggatcgggaactccccgttcaggcacttCACTTCCCAGTCGGGAAACGTCGAccacccttcccgaatcaacgGCCAACTCTTCCAAGACTGTCCTGATGAAGGCCGGCAACGTGACCATCCTGTTCTCTACACTGCTGTCGCTTGTCGAAACGTCCATCCGGAACCGTTCAGACTGGGGTcttcggaagtga